In Paenibacillus algicola, a genomic segment contains:
- a CDS encoding twin-arginine translocase TatA/TatE family subunit yields MGSSIGVPGVILLVILALLLFGPNKLPELGRAVGRTFREFKDGAREIIEDEPASKKTETAPQPAAARAEDKRLPE; encoded by the coding sequence ATGGGTTCTTCAATAGGTGTACCTGGAGTTATTCTGTTAGTTATTCTTGCGCTGCTGCTGTTCGGTCCGAACAAGCTTCCTGAGCTGGGACGTGCAGTAGGAAGAACGTTTCGTGAATTCAAGGACGGAGCACGCGAGATTATAGAGGATGAGCCGGCTTCCAAGAAGACTGAGACTGCACCGCAGCCTGCTGCTGCACGTGCAGAAGACAAGCGTCTGCCGGAATAA
- a CDS encoding MogA/MoaB family molybdenum cofactor biosynthesis protein, with protein MVWKTAILTASDKGARGEREDTSAQVIRELVEEELGGQIIEYRIVPDEEDEITAALIELTDYYHVDLVLTTGGTELAVRDVTPEATLRVIERQVPGIAEAMRAAVMQKNRSAMLFRGVCGIRGRTLVLNLPGSPKGVHENLAAVMDQLPEALLMVTGQYREDSRT; from the coding sequence ATGGTGTGGAAGACGGCGATCCTGACAGCCAGTGACAAGGGGGCACGGGGAGAACGCGAGGATACCAGTGCCCAGGTCATCCGGGAGCTGGTAGAAGAAGAGCTGGGCGGGCAAATTATCGAATACCGGATTGTCCCGGATGAAGAGGACGAGATTACGGCCGCTTTGATTGAACTGACCGATTATTACCATGTGGATCTGGTGCTGACGACGGGAGGAACCGAGCTTGCGGTGCGGGATGTGACGCCCGAGGCAACGCTTCGGGTTATAGAGAGACAGGTTCCAGGCATTGCCGAGGCCATGCGGGCCGCGGTTATGCAGAAGAACCGCAGTGCCATGCTGTTCCGCGGTGTATGCGGTATTCGCGGACGGACGCTCGTGCTGAACCTGCCGGGCTCCCCTAAGGGTGTGCATGAGAACCTGGCGGCAGTGATGGATCAGCTGCCGGAGGCGCTGCTGATGGTAACGGGGCAGTACCGGGAAGATTCACGGACGTAA
- the moaC gene encoding cyclic pyranopterin monophosphate synthase MoaC, with product MELSHMNEQGRARMVDVTDKEVTHRTAVAQTAVRMHPNTLKRILEGGIEKGDVLAVAQVAGIMAAKNTSSWIPMCHPLPLTGVDIQFGDNGLDELYIEASVKTTGKTGVEMEALTAVSAAALTVYDMCKALQKDMQIGPTRLVSKRGGKNGDYQV from the coding sequence ATGGAGCTTAGTCATATGAACGAGCAGGGCAGAGCGAGAATGGTCGATGTCACGGATAAGGAAGTAACGCACCGGACCGCGGTAGCGCAAACCGCCGTAAGAATGCATCCCAACACGCTGAAGCGGATTTTGGAGGGCGGCATCGAGAAGGGTGACGTGCTGGCAGTAGCTCAAGTCGCGGGTATTATGGCGGCCAAGAATACGTCTAGCTGGATCCCGATGTGTCATCCGCTGCCGCTGACCGGAGTCGATATTCAGTTTGGCGACAACGGCCTGGATGAGCTTTATATAGAAGCCTCTGTGAAGACCACCGGCAAGACGGGGGTTGAGATGGAGGCGCTGACGGCGGTGTCTGCTGCCGCTTTAACGGTTTACGACATGTGCAAGGCGCTGCAAAAGGATATGCAGATCGGACCGACGCGCCTGGTGAGCAAGCGCGGCGGCAAGAATGGAGATTATCAAGTCTAG
- a CDS encoding 5-formyltetrahydrofolate cyclo-ligase, with protein sequence MDRSYDISLPSEAKSDLRARMKGIRDSLSPETRDRLSRQASDLAVECMKQYRFASMLIYLPFRSELDTWPIIQWAWSSGVQVIVPRSQRGSREMELYDLTPEASLAAGSYGIPEPDPKTAVKYGPGQVPEVIWVPGLAFDAYGGRLGYGGGYFDTLRSRLDGEAQAAGRQPRWIGIGFQEQVIPQVPMEIHDLRLDGLVTDQGWMKFETGTGEPYHGA encoded by the coding sequence TTGGACAGGAGTTATGACATATCTTTGCCGTCTGAGGCGAAGTCGGATTTACGTGCCAGGATGAAGGGGATTCGGGATTCATTAAGCCCGGAGACCAGGGACCGGCTGTCACGCCAAGCGTCAGATCTGGCTGTGGAATGTATGAAGCAATATCGATTCGCCAGCATGCTGATCTATCTGCCCTTCCGTTCAGAGCTCGATACCTGGCCCATCATTCAATGGGCCTGGAGCAGCGGGGTTCAGGTTATTGTTCCTCGCAGTCAGCGCGGATCTCGAGAGATGGAATTGTATGATCTGACCCCTGAAGCTTCACTTGCAGCGGGGAGCTACGGTATTCCGGAGCCCGATCCGAAGACAGCCGTGAAATATGGCCCCGGGCAAGTGCCGGAGGTGATCTGGGTGCCAGGGCTGGCTTTTGATGCTTATGGCGGAAGGCTGGGCTATGGCGGCGGATATTTTGATACCCTGCGCAGCCGGCTGGATGGGGAAGCGCAGGCGGCAGGCCGGCAGCCGAGATGGATAGGCATTGGATTTCAGGAGCAGGTGATCCCTCAAGTGCCGATGGAGATTCATGACCTGAGGCTGGATGGACTGGTCACAGATCAGGGGTGGATGAAGTTTGAAACAGGAACAGGAGAGCCATATCATGGAGCTTAG
- the abc-f gene encoding ribosomal protection-like ABC-F family protein, whose translation MLLQANGIKKSYGVTPVLEGVNLQILERERIGLVGVNGAGKSTLLKVLAGEMSYDSGQIFKSKETTIGYLAQNSGLQSSRSIGEEMREVFAPLLDTERELRQLEQQIAERSSSSDSKQYEDLLARYAARSDWFKDHGGYEMETRIRSVLHGMGFGGFSQETLISTLSGGQKTRLALARILLQAPDLLMLDEPTNHLDIATLTWLEDYLRGYAGALLVVSHDRYFLDRLVTTIVEVERHQSRRYTGNYSKYIELKAAEYESQLKQYEKQQDEIAKMETFIQRNIVRASTTKRAQSRRKALDKLERLDRPAGDLKKAHFSFETEYMSGKEVLQARDLAVSFEGSSTLFRNVSFDLRRGETVALIGPNGIGKSTLLKCLMGDMQPAAGTFQWGTKVKLGFYDQEQSNLNPSNTVLEELWGTYPHFEEARIRTVLGNFLFSGEDVLKKISSLSGGEKARVSLAKLMLLEANMLVLDEPTNHLDLFSKEVLESALMDYEGTLLFISHDRYFLNKMAERIIELHTEGAEHFLGNYDDYTEKKKELLELGYEPGEPFQKTSDSSAARKESKPDAGAADKPGASSYEADKQAKREERNRQRRLETLENRIQELENEIASLEGEMALPEVYQDYVALQEKQQQLDALKEELNPIFAEWENLLEEA comes from the coding sequence ATGCTGTTACAAGCGAACGGAATTAAGAAATCATACGGCGTTACTCCCGTGCTGGAGGGGGTGAATCTGCAGATTCTGGAGCGTGAGCGGATTGGCCTGGTCGGAGTGAACGGAGCCGGTAAATCTACCCTGCTGAAAGTGCTGGCCGGCGAAATGTCCTACGACAGCGGACAGATTTTCAAATCCAAGGAAACTACAATCGGTTATCTGGCTCAGAACAGCGGACTTCAGTCCAGCCGCAGCATCGGGGAAGAAATGCGAGAGGTGTTCGCCCCGCTGCTGGACACCGAGCGCGAGCTTCGCCAGCTGGAGCAGCAAATCGCCGAGCGGAGCAGCAGCAGTGACTCCAAGCAATACGAGGACCTGCTCGCCCGCTATGCCGCCCGCTCCGACTGGTTCAAGGACCATGGCGGATATGAGATGGAAACCCGGATTCGCAGTGTACTGCACGGTATGGGCTTTGGCGGCTTTTCGCAGGAAACGCTCATTTCCACCTTAAGCGGCGGGCAGAAGACCCGCCTTGCACTCGCCCGCATTTTGCTGCAGGCACCGGATCTGCTCATGCTCGATGAGCCTACCAACCATCTCGACATCGCGACCTTAACGTGGCTGGAGGATTATTTGCGAGGGTATGCCGGCGCACTGCTCGTTGTCTCTCATGACCGTTATTTTCTGGACCGGCTCGTGACGACAATTGTAGAAGTGGAGCGGCATCAATCCCGACGCTATACCGGTAATTACAGCAAATATATTGAATTGAAGGCGGCAGAGTATGAGTCGCAGCTGAAGCAGTACGAGAAGCAGCAGGATGAGATTGCGAAGATGGAAACCTTCATTCAGCGTAACATCGTTCGGGCGTCTACAACCAAGCGGGCACAGAGCCGGCGTAAAGCCCTGGATAAGCTGGAGCGGCTGGACCGTCCGGCAGGAGATTTGAAGAAGGCTCACTTCTCTTTTGAGACCGAATATATGTCAGGCAAAGAAGTGCTGCAGGCCCGTGATCTAGCCGTGTCCTTTGAGGGAAGCAGCACGCTGTTCCGCAATGTTTCCTTCGACCTGCGCCGCGGAGAAACCGTAGCGTTAATCGGACCGAACGGGATCGGGAAATCCACATTATTGAAATGCTTGATGGGAGATATGCAGCCGGCCGCCGGTACTTTTCAATGGGGAACCAAGGTGAAGCTGGGCTTCTATGACCAGGAGCAGTCTAACCTGAACCCCTCCAATACCGTGCTGGAGGAGCTATGGGGCACCTATCCCCATTTTGAAGAGGCAAGGATTCGTACGGTGCTGGGCAACTTTTTGTTCAGCGGTGAGGATGTTCTGAAGAAGATCAGCTCTCTTAGCGGCGGGGAAAAAGCCCGTGTTTCCCTGGCCAAGCTCATGCTCCTGGAAGCCAATATGCTCGTGCTTGACGAGCCGACCAACCATCTGGATCTGTTCAGCAAAGAGGTGCTGGAGTCCGCCCTGATGGATTACGAGGGTACTCTGCTGTTCATTTCTCACGACCGTTACTTCTTGAACAAAATGGCGGAGCGGATTATTGAGCTGCATACGGAGGGTGCGGAGCATTTCCTGGGTAATTATGACGATTATACGGAGAAAAAGAAAGAGCTCTTGGAGCTGGGCTACGAGCCCGGAGAGCCGTTTCAGAAGACCTCTGACTCGTCTGCAGCCCGCAAGGAGTCCAAGCCGGATGCCGGAGCAGCCGATAAGCCAGGGGCCTCCTCTTATGAAGCGGACAAGCAGGCGAAGCGCGAAGAACGGAACCGGCAGCGCAGGCTGGAAACGCTGGAGAACCGCATCCAGGAGCTGGAGAACGAGATTGCCAGCCTGGAGGGAGAAATGGCATTGCCGGAGGTATATCAGGACTATGTCGCCCTGCAGGAGAAGCAGCAGCAGCTGGATGCACTGAAGGAAGAGCTGAATCCGATTTTTGCAGAATGGGAGAATTTGCTGGAGGAAGCCTAA
- a CDS encoding BNR repeat-containing protein, whose translation MMKKGLALLLVLAVMITTFSFSSVSVQAVTGVSVVKINDQVIDTQGHNFSSGKYGLYINSAIHAQDMMVTHNNYQYAVYYSKESNGKSYVNLARRKLSPKSGWSVITFTDYNFTSNDTHNTAVIGISRADGTIHLAFDHHNNDLHYRVSQRGVANNPESVVWSTNLFGPVTSQLIPGQTETKVTYPRFIDVPNGNLQFIRRSGGSGDGDTILYTYNGNSTHSWKKNGIIISSEGNYNGSTSRNAYLDRPQYFNNKLYLTWVWREAPDAMTNHDIMFAYSEDYGATWKNNSGTVVATTESDPMKVSTAGLKVRTINQNHGLMNHGYSYVDDKGRVHVVTSHAPEGNPNYSTWELARADAKYTHYWRGTDKVWRKNVMNSVPLGSRSQIVFDSNNTGLMIFNQGNRVKIAAATEANNWNDWGLIYTNNAMYSQSPSLDFQRWKTEGILSLLTQEIPATTGAASEIHEYDFRIE comes from the coding sequence ATGATGAAAAAAGGTTTGGCTTTACTGCTTGTTCTGGCGGTGATGATTACTACCTTTAGCTTTTCAAGTGTATCTGTACAGGCTGTGACAGGCGTAAGTGTAGTCAAAATCAATGATCAAGTCATTGACACTCAGGGGCATAATTTCTCTTCTGGCAAGTATGGTTTGTATATTAACAGTGCAATTCACGCACAGGATATGATGGTTACCCACAATAACTATCAATATGCTGTATATTACAGCAAAGAAAGCAATGGAAAGTCTTATGTGAATCTTGCGAGACGTAAACTCTCACCGAAGTCGGGATGGAGTGTTATTACTTTCACCGATTATAATTTTACATCCAATGATACACATAATACTGCGGTGATTGGTATTAGCAGAGCAGATGGAACGATTCATTTGGCATTTGACCATCATAATAATGATTTGCATTATAGGGTATCCCAACGGGGGGTTGCCAACAATCCAGAAAGTGTCGTGTGGAGCACAAATCTTTTTGGACCGGTCACTTCACAGTTGATTCCAGGGCAAACAGAAACGAAGGTCACGTATCCCCGATTTATCGATGTACCCAACGGGAATCTTCAATTCATCCGAAGAAGCGGCGGATCGGGAGATGGGGACACGATTTTGTACACCTATAACGGAAACTCGACACACTCTTGGAAGAAAAACGGGATAATTATTTCGAGCGAAGGAAATTATAATGGCTCAACAAGTAGAAATGCGTATCTTGACCGCCCTCAGTATTTCAATAATAAGTTATATTTGACTTGGGTATGGCGAGAGGCTCCAGATGCGATGACCAATCACGATATTATGTTTGCTTATAGCGAAGATTACGGAGCAACATGGAAGAATAACAGTGGGACCGTCGTTGCCACGACAGAAAGTGACCCGATGAAAGTTTCGACTGCTGGGTTAAAAGTAAGGACGATCAATCAAAATCATGGATTAATGAATCATGGTTATAGTTATGTGGACGATAAGGGGCGTGTTCACGTGGTCACCTCCCATGCGCCAGAAGGTAACCCTAATTATTCTACTTGGGAATTGGCAAGAGCAGACGCAAAATATACTCATTATTGGCGCGGAACCGACAAAGTATGGCGTAAAAATGTAATGAATTCCGTGCCTTTAGGAAGCCGGTCACAAATAGTGTTTGATTCAAATAACACAGGGTTAATGATCTTTAATCAAGGTAACAGGGTCAAAATTGCTGCAGCTACTGAAGCTAACAATTGGAACGACTGGGGCCTTATTTATACCAATAATGCTATGTACAGTCAATCCCCTTCATTAGACTTTCAACGCTGGAAAACAGAAGGAATATTATCGCTCTTAACTCAAGAAATTCCTGCTACAACAGGCGCAGCAAGCGAGATCCATGAATACGATTTTAGAATAGAGTAA
- a CDS encoding alginate lyase family protein, which produces MSNSKMLKSIKSKLTVMMVSCVCISSVLSPNGYVYANTSQDSNGAEEVSSQVLFDESYNDVQGNLSMDWTVKNGEGYTHEYMELYRSEGDSSGKALKRQFSEDATGIVTIDLEFANSSTDGGAGRAQFNLAAKSAQGSSNTVLSMQHQGNEVKVKTGSSYETLSTVVLEEKAMAKVVVDTVEDKIYVGINSGELKEYPLVNGMDMRQVDSAYWTLADKTKYGVGIRLYAMKASAAVPNTDEFNIQADLDEISIANMWGIVQNFSVPIKGTRNTVFSWTSDHASATVDNTTGVVDITRGDYNQQAKLTVTGTQNGKSAQKEFNLTILGEEVTQERETDLIYVNEERLNLAKREIEANNHTFVEAYKTLVLEADAELAKAIDPVTNKTLIPASGDIHDYYTIASYFWPDPTKEDGLPWIYKDGEFNPTTAGPDTDWKRLREMFKSLDTLTLAYYFTEDQTYINKAKEIVQVWFINEETKVNPNINYGKARPGTEDGTNFAVIDWTDIGKVITAIQMLEKNNLWSDSDRTVMGKWLNEYYTWLTTSEFGIAEDNTTNNHGSNYDYQVVGLMIYLGKINEAEAKIREAMTKRVEAQIDPDGSQPLELKRTKSVSYTVNNLWALVRLADLSRRFTEVDLWTYETEKGVNLKKGYDFVIPYILGEKEWTWKQITGGGVEASLKDWALPMFSRSELMLGEKILPNELNGYHEFSYNDILVYAPLDIDENGAPTEKGLVYLNEERLNLAKREIEANNHTFVEAYKTLVLEADAELAKAIDPVTNKTLIPASGDIHDYYSIAPYWWPNPDTENGMPWIHKDGVLNPITRGSDTDFTRLREMFTSLNTLTLAYYFTEDQKYINKAKEIVQVWFINEETKVNPHVSFGQAIPGKVSGTMFGIIEWTDIGKVITTLQVLEKNQLLAESELASMKDWFNQYLIWLRTSEFGIGASTRTNNHATNYDYQVAGLMIYLGKVNEAEALIEETMIKRIEAHIAPDGSQPEELRRTKSVSYTVNNLWALVRLADLSRRFTNVDLWSYKSDEGVSLKSGYDFVIPYILGEKEWTWEQITGGGVEASLKDWALPMFSRSELMLGEKILPNELNGYHEFSYNDILVYAPLDYVAPIYEIATITDQSATALTQGYESGSQETVTIDVYNNGTRNLSNLKATITGTNFIITQPEGTLDSGAKTSFTVKAKDGLAAGTYTETITISADNLTDVTFNVTQVVSKAAVKPVDSSGGDNTGEPSAPTTSETTGDKAEILINGKIEHLGIAKTAQANGQTVTTIVMDEEKMKQRLEATPKGAVITIPVVTGSEVVIGELNGRMIKNMEAKKAIIELRTELATYTLPAQQIHINDVLERFGVNLALEDIRIKIVIATPTDDMVEVVENMATNRGFSMILPPVNFEVKAVYKDRTEEVSKFNSYVKRSIVIPEGIDPDRITTGLIVEMDGTVRHVPTKVVNKDDRFHVQIKSLTNSTYVVVENRQEFRDLENHWAKDTVNQMASRMIIQGTGHEMFSPDQEITRAEFAAILVKGLGVDLADRTGSFMDVKATDWNSSAINTAYSYNIINGFEDGTFRPNDKVTREQAMVILSRAMVITDLKSKSPTRATSAILSSFQDVSDASTWAMTGIAASVQAELITGRSSMKLVPKGFITRAEVAKMIERLLEKSDLI; this is translated from the coding sequence ATGTCTAACTCTAAAATGCTAAAAAGTATCAAAAGTAAATTGACGGTTATGATGGTGTCGTGTGTGTGCATCAGTTCAGTTCTATCACCCAATGGCTATGTGTATGCTAATACATCTCAAGATTCGAATGGTGCAGAAGAAGTTTCTTCGCAGGTGCTATTTGATGAGAGCTATAATGATGTGCAGGGTAATTTATCAATGGATTGGACAGTGAAAAATGGTGAAGGGTATACCCATGAATATATGGAGTTGTATCGTTCGGAAGGGGACAGCAGTGGTAAAGCACTAAAAAGACAGTTTAGTGAAGATGCAACAGGTATTGTAACAATAGACCTTGAATTTGCAAACAGCAGCACAGATGGCGGTGCAGGTAGAGCTCAATTTAACCTTGCAGCCAAGAGTGCGCAAGGTTCAAGTAACACCGTGCTATCTATGCAGCACCAAGGTAACGAGGTGAAGGTAAAGACCGGAAGCTCATACGAGACACTTAGTACAGTGGTGCTAGAGGAGAAGGCGATGGCCAAGGTCGTTGTGGATACCGTTGAAGATAAAATATATGTGGGGATAAACAGCGGGGAATTAAAAGAATATCCTCTTGTGAATGGTATGGATATGCGACAAGTGGATAGCGCTTACTGGACATTAGCTGATAAAACCAAATATGGTGTAGGTATTAGATTGTACGCAATGAAAGCGTCGGCTGCGGTACCGAATACAGATGAATTCAATATACAAGCGGACTTGGATGAAATTTCAATTGCTAATATGTGGGGGATCGTACAGAATTTTAGCGTACCAATTAAAGGAACAAGGAACACCGTATTTAGTTGGACTTCTGACCATGCATCAGCTACTGTTGACAATACAACAGGAGTTGTAGACATCACTCGCGGAGATTACAATCAGCAAGCTAAATTAACTGTAACAGGAACTCAGAATGGGAAAAGTGCACAAAAAGAATTTAATCTTACCATCCTAGGTGAAGAAGTGACACAAGAACGTGAGACTGATCTGATTTATGTAAACGAAGAAAGGCTAAACCTGGCAAAAAGAGAAATTGAAGCAAATAATCATACGTTTGTAGAGGCTTACAAGACTCTGGTTCTTGAAGCAGATGCAGAGCTGGCAAAGGCAATTGATCCTGTAACGAATAAAACACTTATTCCGGCAAGCGGTGACATTCATGATTATTATACGATTGCGTCATATTTTTGGCCAGACCCTACAAAAGAGGATGGGCTGCCTTGGATTTATAAAGATGGTGAATTCAATCCGACAACTGCAGGCCCTGATACTGATTGGAAACGCTTAAGGGAAATGTTCAAATCTTTGGACACTTTAACCTTGGCGTATTACTTCACAGAGGATCAAACATATATAAATAAGGCCAAAGAAATTGTTCAGGTGTGGTTTATCAATGAAGAAACAAAAGTAAATCCTAATATTAACTATGGTAAAGCTAGACCAGGTACTGAAGATGGAACAAATTTTGCTGTGATCGATTGGACAGATATCGGTAAGGTAATTACAGCAATTCAAATGCTAGAGAAAAACAACTTGTGGAGTGACAGTGATCGGACGGTCATGGGTAAATGGCTGAACGAATATTACACGTGGTTAACAACAAGTGAATTCGGGATCGCGGAAGATAACACGACGAATAATCACGGTTCCAACTATGATTATCAAGTGGTAGGTCTCATGATTTACTTAGGTAAGATAAATGAGGCTGAAGCCAAGATCAGAGAGGCTATGACAAAGCGTGTAGAAGCACAAATTGATCCGGATGGCAGCCAACCGCTTGAATTAAAAAGGACTAAATCCGTTAGCTACACAGTTAACAACCTATGGGCATTAGTAAGACTTGCTGACTTGAGCCGTCGCTTTACAGAGGTCGACTTATGGACCTACGAGACGGAAAAAGGAGTCAATCTGAAAAAAGGATATGATTTCGTAATACCATACATTCTAGGAGAAAAAGAATGGACCTGGAAACAAATCACAGGCGGAGGGGTTGAAGCTTCATTAAAGGACTGGGCGTTACCCATGTTCAGTAGAAGTGAGCTGATGTTAGGGGAAAAAATCTTGCCCAATGAACTGAATGGATATCACGAATTTAGTTACAACGATATCCTTGTTTATGCGCCGTTAGATATTGATGAAAACGGGGCTCCTACCGAAAAGGGCCTGGTTTATTTAAATGAAGAAAGGCTAAACCTGGCAAAAAGAGAAATTGAAGCAAATAATCATACGTTTGTAGAGGCTTACAAGACTCTGGTTCTTGAAGCAGATGCAGAGCTGGCAAAGGCAATTGATCCTGTAACGAATAAAACACTTATACCAGCAAGTGGTGATATCCATGATTACTATAGTATTGCACCATACTGGTGGCCAAACCCAGATACAGAAAACGGTATGCCATGGATTCATAAAGATGGTGTACTTAATCCTATAACTAGAGGTTCGGATACTGATTTTACTCGGTTAAGAGAAATGTTTACATCATTAAATACATTAACATTGGCCTATTATTTCACAGAGGATCAAAAATATATAAATAAGGCCAAAGAAATTGTTCAGGTTTGGTTTATTAATGAAGAAACGAAAGTGAATCCTCATGTAAGCTTTGGTCAGGCTATACCAGGTAAAGTAAGCGGAACCATGTTTGGGATCATCGAATGGACTGATATCGGTAAAGTGATTACAACACTTCAAGTGTTAGAGAAGAATCAATTGCTGGCTGAAAGTGAGCTGGCATCAATGAAGGACTGGTTTAATCAGTATTTAATCTGGCTGAGAACAAGTGAGTTTGGAATTGGGGCAAGTACTAGAACAAATAATCATGCTACAAATTATGATTATCAAGTCGCAGGACTTATGATTTATCTTGGAAAAGTGAATGAAGCTGAAGCGTTGATTGAAGAGACTATGATAAAACGTATAGAAGCTCACATTGCGCCTGATGGTAGTCAGCCGGAGGAGTTAAGAAGAACAAAATCTGTTAGCTATACGGTTAATAACTTATGGGCATTAGTGAGACTTGCTGACTTGAGCCGTCGTTTCACCAATGTTGACTTATGGTCCTATAAATCTGATGAAGGTGTAAGCCTAAAGAGTGGATATGATTTCGTAATACCATACATTCTAGGAGAAAAAGAATGGACTTGGGAACAAATCACAGGCGGAGGGGTTGAAGCTTCATTAAAGGACTGGGCGTTACCCATGTTCAGTAGAAGTGAGCTGATGTTAGGGGAAAAAATCTTGCCCAATGAACTGAATGGATATCACGAATTTAGTTACAACGATATCCTCGTTTATGCGCCGTTAGATTACGTGGCACCAATCTATGAGATCGCTACAATAACGGATCAATCTGCAACAGCACTAACGCAAGGCTACGAGTCAGGCTCACAGGAGACTGTCACGATCGATGTATATAATAACGGCACGAGAAATTTATCCAATCTTAAAGCAACCATTACCGGCACTAATTTTATTATCACGCAACCTGAAGGAACTTTAGATAGCGGCGCGAAGACCTCTTTTACGGTAAAAGCAAAAGACGGCCTGGCAGCAGGAACCTACACCGAGACGATTACGATATCTGCTGACAATCTGACTGATGTGACATTTAATGTGACACAGGTTGTATCAAAAGCTGCTGTTAAGCCTGTAGATTCTTCGGGCGGTGATAATACCGGTGAACCTTCCGCACCAACGACGTCTGAAACAACAGGTGATAAGGCGGAGATTCTTATCAATGGAAAGATAGAGCATTTGGGTATTGCAAAGACAGCACAAGCAAATGGGCAAACTGTAACGACAATTGTAATGGATGAAGAAAAAATGAAACAACGCCTTGAAGCAACGCCTAAAGGAGCAGTTATTACGATTCCAGTCGTAACCGGAAGTGAGGTCGTTATAGGGGAATTGAATGGGCGCATGATTAAAAATATGGAGGCGAAAAAAGCCATAATAGAGTTGCGCACCGAGCTGGCAACATACACTTTACCTGCGCAGCAAATTCATATTAATGACGTTTTAGAGCGATTTGGAGTCAATTTAGCATTAGAAGACATCCGGATTAAGATTGTTATTGCAACGCCGACAGATGATATGGTTGAAGTAGTTGAAAACATGGCAACAAACAGAGGCTTTTCTATGATATTGCCGCCTGTGAATTTCGAAGTCAAAGCAGTTTACAAGGACCGTACAGAAGAGGTTTCAAAATTCAATTCGTATGTGAAACGCAGCATTGTGATTCCAGAAGGCATTGATCCAGATCGAATTACGACAGGATTAATTGTAGAGATGGATGGAACGGTTCGCCATGTACCTACCAAGGTCGTTAACAAGGATGATCGGTTTCACGTACAAATCAAAAGTTTGACTAATAGCACTTACGTCGTAGTTGAGAACAGGCAGGAATTTAGGGATTTAGAAAATCACTGGGCGAAGGATACAGTCAATCAGATGGCCTCACGCATGATTATTCAAGGAACAGGACACGAAATGTTTAGCCCTGACCAAGAAATCACGCGGGCCGAATTTGCAGCTATCCTTGTTAAAGGTTTAGGGGTAGATCTTGCAGATAGAACAGGCTCATTCATGGATGTAAAGGCAACAGATTGGAACAGCAGCGCGATAAACACTGCATATTCATACAATATAATCAATGGATTTGAAGATGGGACCTTCCGTCCTAATGACAAGGTTACCCGAGAACAAGCTATGGTTATCCTCTCCAGGGCGATGGTGATTACGGATTTGAAGTCTAAATCTCCTACTCGTGCAACAAGTGCAATACTTAGTTCGTTTCAAGATGTATCAGATGCTTCTACGTGGGCAATGACCGGCATTGCGGCTAGTGTTCAAGCAGAACTAATTACAGGAAGAAGCAGTATGAAGCTTGTACCGAAGGGTTTCATAACAAGAGCCGAGGTCGCTAAGATGATCGAACGATTACTTGAAAAATCTGATTTGATCTAA